A region of the Salvelinus alpinus chromosome 24, SLU_Salpinus.1, whole genome shotgun sequence genome:
ccacatacctcttgtgtctgagctgttgaattgcgaatctattttgtctctgtactgggacttagcctgtttgattgccttgcggagagaatagctacactgtttgtattcggtcatgtttccggtcaccttgccctggttaaaagcagtggttcgcgctttcagtttcacgcaaatgctgccgtcaatccacggtttctggtttgggaatgttttaatcgttgctgtgggtacgacatcgtcaatgcacttcctaatgaactcgctcaccgaatcagcatattcgtcaatgttgttgttggacgcaatgcggaacatattccaatccgcgtgatcgaagcagtcttgaagcgtggaatcagattggtcggaccagcgttgaacagacctgagcgcgggagcttgttttagtttctgtttgtaggctggaatcaacaaaatggagtcgtggtcagcttttccgaaaggagggcgggggagggccttatatgcgtcgcggaagttagtataacaatgatccaaggttttaccagccctggtagcacaatcgatatgctgatagaatttagggagttttgtttttagattagccttgttaaaatccccagctacgatgaatgcagcctcagggtgtgtggtttccagtttacaaagagtcagataaagttcgttcagggccatcgatgtgtctgcttgggggggaatatatacggctgtgattataatcgaagagaattcccttggtagataatgcggtcgacatttgattgtgaggagttctagatcaggtgaacagaatgacttgagttcctgtatgttgttatgatcacaccacgtctcgttaatcataaggcatacacccccgcccctcttcttaccagaaagatgtatgtttctgtcggcgcgatgcgtgaagaaaccagctggctgcaccgactccgttagcgtctcttgagttagccatgtttccgtgaagcagagaacgttgcaatccctgatgtctctctggaatgttacccgtgctcggatttcatgaaccttattgtcaagagactggacattggcaagtagtatgctagggagtggagcgcgatgtgcccgtctccgaggcctgaccaggagaccgctacgtttgccccttttacggcgtcgcatagggtcgccggctgggatcagatccattgtattgggtggaaggcaaaacactggatccttttcgggaaagtcatattcctggtaggaacgatggtgagttgacgttaatcttatattcagtagttcctcccgactgtatgtaatgaaacctaagattacctggggtaccaatgtaaggaataacacataaaaaaactaaatactgcatattttccaaggaacgcgaagcgaggcggccatcttggtcggcgccggaagtagaggaagattgggagaatgtcatatggtcagatgaaactttttggtaaaaactcaactcgtcgtgtttggaggacaaagaatgctgagttgcatccaaagaacaccatacctactgtgaagcatgggggtggaaacatcatgctttggggctgtttttctgcaaagggaccaggacgactgatccgtgtaaaggaaagaatgaatggggccatgtatcgtgagattttgagtgaaaacctccttccatcagcaagggcattgaagatgaaacgtggctgggtctttcagcatgacaatgatcccaaacacaccgcccgggcaacgaaggagtggcttcgtaagaagcatttcaaggtcctggagtggcctagccagtctccagatctcaaccccatagaaaatctttggagggagttgaaagtccgtgttgcccagcaacagccccaaaacatcactgctctagaggagatctgcatggaggaatgggccaaaataccagcaacagtgtgtgaaaaccttgtgaagacttacagaaaacgtttaacctctgtcattgccaacaaagggtatataacaaagtattgagaaacttttgttattgaccaaatacttattttccaccatcatttgcaaataaattcataaaaaatcctacaatgtgattttctgtatttttttttttctcattttgtctgtcatagttgaagtgtacctatgatgaaaattacaggcctctcatctttttaagtgggagaacttgcccaattggtggctgactaaatacttttttgccccactgtatttttaATGGTCCCACAGACGCTCTCCATGCCCCAGCCAAATTAGCCGTCTAGGCCCTGGCCAGGGTTCCCGGAAATACTCCCTAAAGGAGCCAAACGGGTCACTGTGATCCTGCTTAATCCCCTTGAACAGATCAACTAACCACCTTCCGCTGACGTCAATCAGCAAGCTTTTCCACTACCTGTTAGGCCAGGAGGGCAGACAGCCGTTCCTGTAGATCATAGTGGAGATTCAGTTCACACACTCATCGTGTTCATAAAGGTCCATTTTTATATTGGAGTGACACGGGACCATAAGAAGTACTGTCGCTTTCATGAATTAGAGTTTTGGAGCAGGATGCCTTTTTATTTGATTCCCCCGGTGAATGTTATATCCTCATCGGTTCGACCAGCTATCACGGTACGTTTCCGTGTGACACAGGGGGACCTGTTTGAATTGGGAGACTACCACTCTCTAAGTGGACTTGAACTTAAGGGAATTTGAATGGGTTAAAAGCGTCTCTCGCAGCTGAAATACAGTTTGTGCTCTCACAATTTGTCGTGACCCCCAACCCCCTTCTAAGAGCTCACAGTTAATGTCAAGAGACATTCCTGTTTAAATTATCGTGGGGCACCGACTGGCTGATCCCCTGCAGGAGGTGGAACTGTTTTGTAATACCGGTTTACATACTGAAAACCTGTGATGCTTCTCTGCCTTATTGGACCCCCCTCTACAGTTGTCAAAACAAAGCTTTCAATTATATCCCAATGGGATGCCTATATGTGTTGGCTTCTGATTTCATAATACTGTTGGTCACAGGTTAGAATCAGGAAAATTGACCCACCAGTCCAACAACTTCATATGTCAATCGTGGTAccccgctgtgtgtgtgtcgtcctCCTTCCACTGCCCTGACCTGCTCCTGTCTTTCTGTAGATATTCGATGTGGGGGAGAGTTTGATGGTGCCAGATGAGTTTACAGCCGAGGAAAAGAAGACTGGGATGTGGTGGCGACACTTAGTGGCTGGAGGGGCAGCCGGCGCCGTGTCTCGAACCTGCACCGCACCCCTGGACCGGCTCAAAGTGCTCATGCAGGTAAGGACACTCCCATGGAgagaatataaaaaaataaactgaCCTCAGTTCAGTTAAGAATGAAAAAGGACAAAAACTCCAGTTCTTTTTGTGTTCACACTGCAAGTGAACCCTGATCCTCTTTAATGCAACCATTCTTAGTTCACTTGAACTTTAAACAGCCAGTCAGGATATTTGGCTCACATTAAAAACAAGCTTAAAACCTCACCCCACCTTTAGCTTATACACTATTAATAAAACCTATGTATATATCCTATTGCAGAGAGACAATTGCATAAGTCCTTAGCACACTTTCTGCTAGTGAGTGCAATTCCACTCATAGCACCCGCAATGATTGAGACGCACAGAACAGAAGCACTCGTGTCAGCAGAAGCCCACTGGTATAGATAACTCAGAGTTCGTTCTTCTTTCTTTATCTTTTCATCCCATGCTCCATCTATCTGTGTCCACTCATTCccagtgttttttttaatgaGCGGATAGATGGAAACGGAGCACTATAACAGTaaaatgacatgaaaacatgaaCAATGTGTTGACACATTCCACCAACatcatagagaggagaaaaagTGGCTTACGGTTCCTCCTTGTTTCAAGTCAGTTAAAAAACTTGAGTTCACCTGCCAACATGACGATTGAATGATGTAACGATCTGTCTTACGGTCTCCTTGCCAGGTCCACGCCTCCCGTACCAACAGCATGTGCATTGCCGGCGGCTTCACCCACATGATACGCGAGGGCGGTATGAGGTCACTATGGCGAGGCAATGGCATGAACGTCATCAAGATCGCCCCTGAGTCAGCCATCAAGTTCATGGCTTACGAGCAGGTAACCCTATTGTTCAGCACCTTTACTTTAATATGGCGAGACCCTTTCTAGTGCTGTCAAGTTGAAGTCGATGAACGTTTTGGTATTAACCGCTCTGTAGTTTACTGTCCTTCGGCAAAAAATATCTCCTTCAGACTTTGTCTAGGAACATACTCAGAGGAAATACTACTATAAGCTCCTGTCACTTACCAAGTTGGCCTTGACTACTTCCTCTCATggcctctcacagttgaactcAAATGCTTTTGAGGACTGTCACTAACCAGAGTTGTGTTGTGCAGATCAAACGTTTGATAGGCAGCAACCAGGAGACACTGGGCATCCTGGAGAGGTTTGTGGCGGGATCTCTGGCTGGAGCCATTGCCCAGAGCAGTATTTACCCCATGGAGGTGTTGAAGACCCGCCTAGCCCTGAGGAAGACGGGCCAGTTCTCTGGCATTGCTGACTGCGCCAAACACATCTTCCGGAAGGAGGGCATGGCCGCCTTCTACAAGGGATACATTCCCAACTTGATAGGCATCATCCCCTACGCTGGCATTGACCTGGCTGTctacgaggtgtgtgtgtgtgtgtgtcaaggttTACGTTAGGAAAATGTGACGCCGGACAACGTGACCGGGTAGATTTAAATTAACCGTCCGTTATTGGAAATTTAcgggacccatatgcattgggtgtgtAACCCATTAGCGTGTTTAccacagtgctcagaatgacagaaatcacatttagattatgggTAATGCATcataacagaacatgcaactcctGTAAAGAAGCCGCCAATTAAACATCcttttcaaacatttgccaaaatgcaattcGTTGGAAAACaacattctaaacagcgcacctgaTGCGAGCGGTTCCATAAGCCTATGTGACAGATGAAAATCTCAGTTACaaatgggttgctaatatgactatgaCTGTGTTTCTGGACAacgaaagaaagttgatatgaaaaccaatagaacagtctTTCATAGGTGGCGTGTTCAATAGCttcccctaaagtaaattgaaatacatttgcccAAAATTTAAAATTACTCGTGTCTattcaaaatacttcaccagagagCATGACTTAGCAACATAGGAATCaaggatcattagcttcttaaatgtttttttgctgtggattgtttcaaatcacaagctTGTATAGGCTTATGCCAATATGGGCAAAACGCGTGGCAATTGGCCAAGCTGATgagctgtcagtgaaaagcatctaaaatatgtgtgaagataatgtatcttgagtataatttaaaatgtttAGACAAGAAGGGGGGTGATGTGTGGCGAAGATATAGGGACGTCCCTCTCCAGAATGcgctcagctctccagaatgcacttAGCTGTCTCTCGCCAATTCTTGCgcattcattgtgtgaattggtTTTCCcctttttgattgtttatttttataaattCCCCATTAGGTATACGTACAGTAAgctcaaagtattgggacagtgacaatttaGTTTTtgttctgtactccagcactttggatttgaagtgATACGATGACTGTGAGGTTGAAGTTCAGACTGTgaactttaatttgagggtattttcatctatattgggtgaaccgtttagaaattacagcactttttgtgtGTAATCCCTCCATTTTAGGTGACCAAATGTATTGGGACAAATTGACTTGTGTGTTAATGTGgtaaaagtttagtatttggtcccatattgttttggttgtgtttcagattattttgtggccaatataaattaatggtaaataatgtactgtCATTTTGGTGTCACTTTTTTattagaatagaatatgtttctaaacacttctacattaatgtggttGCTTCCATGATTAAAGAATTGGGAATAATAATGATGAGTGGGGAAGATGgaagcacaaatatcatacccccaagacatgctaacctctcacaattacaataacaagggaggtaaaacattttttggggggtatgatatttatttatttgatacTAACTTTCTCACTCGTCGTTGCTGCCTATCGAATTTGGCCCGCGGGGGATTTTATTTGGCCTCCTAAGTGTCTGTATATATGGtacattcggaaggtattcagaccccttctctttttccacattttgttacgttattagccttattctaaaattgatgagtgttttatttaatccatctacacacaataccccaaaatgacaaagcgaaaataggtttAAAAATAAAGAACTTAAATACCTTAACACCAGAAATTGAGCTcatgttccaaagtattcccacgcataagaGCGATATACTGTTTGTGATCAACCCGCAAGTTCGCTAGTGACAACTTCAGCCAACCCAGTTGATTGATatgatacaatgttgcacttcACTAGCAATAGTCCAAGTCAAAAAAGAGAAAAAGGGAGGCAAACCGGCTGAGTAGAGATGAAAGCGATAGAAATAACCTGAATTAACCTaacctattcagaccctttactcagtactttgttgaagcacctttggcagcgattacagccttgagtcttcttggtatgacgctacaagcttggcacacctgtatttgggattttcttccattcttctctttcctgcagcgtcgctgcacagctattttcaggtctctccagagatgttcaatcgggtttaagtccgggcttcgccccagtctgaggactggtacaggttttcaacaaggatctctactttgctttgttcatctttccctttccctgccgctgaaaaacatccccacagtattatgatgcccccaccatgcttcaccgtagggatagtgccaggtttggcattcaggccaaagagttcaattttagtttcatcagatcagagaatcttgttaatcatggtctgagagtctttaggtgccttatggaaaactccaagcgggctgtcgtgtgccttttactgaggagcttctgtcttgccactctaccataaaggcgtgattggtggactgctgcagagatggttgtccttctggaaggttctcccatctcgacagaggaactctagagcactgtcagagtgaccgtcgggttcttggtcacctcccagaccaaggcctttctcccccgattactcagtttgccCGGgcagccaattgtgcgctgctctatggcactcccaatcacggccggttgtgatacagcctggaatcgaaccagggtctgtagtgacgcctctagcactgagatgcagtgccttagaccactgtgccactcgggagcccagctttaggaagagtcttggtggatccaaacttcttccatttcagaatgatggaggccactgtgttcttggggaccttcaatgctgcagaaatgttttggtacccttccccagatctgtgcctcaacacaatcctgtttctgagctttacagacaattccttcgacctcttggtttttgctctgtcctgcactgtcaactgtaggactttatatagacaggtttgtgcctttccaaatcatgtccaatcaattgaatttaccacaggtggactccaagttgtagaaacattaaggatgatcaatgggaacaggatgcccctgagctctatttcgagtctcatagcaaagcgtctgaataccTAAGTAAATTAggcatgtatttatttttaatacattttctaaaattctaaaagcctgttttcacttgtcattatggggcattgtgtgtagattgatgaggggggaaaagttatttaatcaattttagaataaggctgtaatgtaacaaaatgttgaaaaggtATTTTTACTTTTGGTTGACAATGGAAGTTAAAGCCtaggccaatgcagcagtaggcctatctTCAATTACCAAATAAAAAAtagtatacatttttttaatcgTGGCCATCAAAGCATTTAGAATTGTTGCCCAATGACTGGGCTTATAAAAGCACATGTTTTCCAGCAGCAACCAACTGGGGAGACGCTGAAAATCGGCTTTGTAGTCCTGTGCTGTGCGCATGTGATAGTTGTTAGGTAAATAAGATGCATGATGACTAATGAAAACACACActcgactggtatttccatcaatgaatcgATTTGGCCagcaaattatttatttatttttggccaAAAGTCAGCAATTACTGTAACggaaaccgtgtgtgtgtgttgctaagAGGCTTTGTAATACTATTAGGACATCCAGTCTCCTCTCTGGTGTTCGTTATCTCTCAGGACCACACATTTTCTCTCTTCAGCTAACCATTTTGTCTATCTTTCTTTTTCCCACTCTTGTCTCCCTCCATCCAGACTCTGAAGAACTCATGGCTGCAGCGCTATGCCACAGACAGTGCTGACCCGGGGGTGTTCGTCCTGTTAGCCTGCGGTACCACCTCCAGCACCTGTGGACAGCTGGCCAGCTACCCCCTGGCCCTGGTCAGGACCCGAATGCAGGCTCAAGGTACACCACACCCGCTGCCAAAacctatttcaaatcaaatcaaagtttatttgtcacgtgcgccgaatacaacaggtgtagaccttacagtgaaatgcttacttccaggctctaaccaatagtgtggggaaaaaaggtgtgtgtgtgtaggtaagtaaagaaataaaacaacagtaaaaatacatttgaaaataagagtagcaaggctatatacagacaccggttagtcaagcttattgaggtagtatatacagtatatcacaaaagtgagtacacccctcacatttttgtaaatatttgagtatatcttttcatgtgacaacactgaagaaatgacactttgctacaatgtaaagtagtgagtgtacagcttgtataacagtgtaaatttgcctactatatttatttttcaactttcctaatattaattaCATTggttatatttacaacaggagtatagcctacctggctggcatgaaaataaaccacggggaaaATTGTTCTCTATTTGCTATTTAAGTTCATAAATAAGATGTATTTTTCCCATTTGCtcctgtttcgatacaggtgcatgataatggtccattctaaatcaaaacaaatatcacacatacagtaccagtcaaaagtttggacacacctactcattcaagggtttttctttcttttactattttctacattgtagaataatagtgaaaactttaaaactatgaaataacacacatgaaatcatgtagtaaccaaaaaagtgttaaaaaatcaaaaatatttgttatattttagattcttcaaagtagccaccctttgcagctttgcaaactcttggcattctctcaaccagcttcacctgaatgcttttccaacaatcttgaaggagttgcaaaaaatatgctgagcacttgttggctgtttttccttcactctgcggtccaactcatcccgatCCAACTCAATTGGGTTACGGTCGtgtgattgtggatgccaggtcatctgatgcagcactcaatcacatAATATAGACTTTTTTCACATATCGacttttttaccaaataggtctttcttctgtataccacccctaccttgtcacaacacaactgattggctcaaatgcattaagaagaaaataaattccacaaattaacaaggcacacctgttaattgaaatgcattccaagtgactacctcatgaagctggttgagagaatgccaagagtgtgcaaagggtggctatttgaagaatctcaaatgtaaaatgtattttggttaacactttttggttaatacatgatttcatatgtgttatgtcgtaatttagatgtcttcactataattcaacaatgtagaaaatagtaaaaaataaaaccttgaaagagtaggtgtgttcaaacttttagtactgtatatagtgcattcagaaagtattcagaccccttgacttttccacctTTATtctaaatttagatttttttttatatcaatctacacacaataccctataatgccAAAgcgaaaacatatatattttaagcattttgcaaatttataaaaataaacataccttatttacataaggattcagaccctttgcgatgagactcaaaatttgagctcaagtgcatccattttccattgatcatccttgagatatttctacaacttgattggagtccacctgtggtaaattcatttgattggacatgattaggaaaggcacacacctgtctatataagatcccacagttgacagtgcatgtcagagcaaaacccaagccatgaggtcgaaggatttgcccgtagagctccgagacaggattgtgtcaaggcacagatttggggaagggtaccaaaacatttctgcagaaggtctccaagaacacactgacctccatcattcttaaatcgaagacgtttggaaccaccaagactcttagagctggctgcccggccaaactgcgcaatcggAGGAGAaatgccttggtcagggaggtgaacaagaacccattgagcactctgacagacctccagagtttctctgtgaagatgggagaacctttcagaaggacaaccatctctgcagcagtccaccaatcaggcctttatggtagagtcgccaggcggaagccactcctcagtaaaaggtacatgatagcccgcttggagtttgccaacaggCAGCTAAagaactctgaccatgagaaacaatattctctggtctgatgaaaccaagattgaattctttggcctgaatgccaagtgtcacatctggaggaaacctggcactctCCCTACAATGACACATCGTGGTGGTAGAatcaggctgtggggatgtttttcagtggcagggactgggagactagttaggattgagggaaagatgaacggagcaaagtacagagatccttgagcaggacaacgaccctaggcGCACacccaagacaatgcaggagtggcttcggggacacgtctctgaaatgtccttgagtggcccagccagagcccggacttgaacccgatcgaacatctctggagagacctgaaaatagccgtgtcgcaacgctccccatccaacctgacagagcttgaggagatctgtagagatgaatgggagaatctccccaaataaaggtgtgccacgcttgaagcgtcatacccaagaagactcaaggctgtgatccctgccaaaggtgcttcaacaaagtactgagtaaagggtctgactaatgtaaatgtgatatttcagtttatttttgctttgtgattatggggtattgtgtgtagattgatgagggggaaaacactattttaatacattttagaataaggctgtaacgtaacaaattgtgggaaagtcgaggggtctgaatagtttccgaatgcactgtgtatatagTTGCCACATCAGCATTGACCAGCATGTCTAATAATATCGACATTGACCCAGTTTCCAGAGTGGTGCATCCCTAGTGTTGATGTGTATTTCATGTCGCTCATCTTATGTTTTTTCCCCTCAGCCACCATCGAGGGTGGTCCCCAGATGACCATGTCGGGGCTGTTCCAACACATTGTGAAGACTGAGGGTGCATTTGGACTCTACCGAGGCCTGGCCCCAAACTTCATGAAGGTCATTCCAGCGGTCAGCATCAGCTATGTGGTCTACGAGAACCTCAAGATGAGTCTGGGGGTGGTGTCACGTTGAGgcctgggggcagagggaggtagcACCTCCCCTTAAGGCCAAGTTGTTCATTTTTGCTTTGCCAAGCAACGGTGCGGGTGACTTGGAAAAAAGGGAGGAATCTCAGCAGACAGAGCTGGGGTTGTTAGAGACCATCTCATTCTGTAAATGTTATGAAGACAGATGGGGAGATGTACATGGGAGGGAAGAGACATATTACAACACTAAGGACAAAAAAAGCAATGGAGAGATGGGAACGGACACTATGACTGGAAGGGAGGTGGGGATGGAGATCCTCTCACATAGCTGTAATCTTAAAGTATTATTATGTAAGGAGTTATTTTATCAATCCAGAGGCACTTCAACATGAGTCCACTGTTGGCTTTTTATTATCAAATTTGAAGACCCAGGTTAACTGAAAAGCAATCTCTTCACTGGAACTCCAGTATTCTCCAACCTGCTTGAAATTTGTTAACGGAAATGTATTTAGGGACCAAAAATCTACTTTTGTTTGTCCGTTGCATTGTGGCGGCTACTGTTATGTTCACTAAATATTACTATCCTATAGGTGGCAGTATTAGTCAACCTATCTGGCTTGTGAAAGACTGCTTTTCTAATTGTCATCTAAAGTTGTCCTATGTAATATGTATCCGCCTTAATGCAGCATTCATTAAAATGTAAGAGGCTGCAACTATTAGGGCATTAGCTGTTATGAATTTGTCTGGAGGGAGCAAAACCTCAACTCACAATTTTGATTTATCTGGTTAATTCCATATTTCTCCTTTTTCTCATTGTATAGCTTGATGAGAATGTTAAACAACTGATTTGAACAGAAAGGGCAATGCAGGTTGGATGCCCATAGTGTATTATTGTCCACTTAGTATTAAAACAGCTGGTAAGAAGTGTGTATGTCTTGATGCTAATACATTTTTTGTATTGTAACCAGATATTTAAATTAATATGGTCCAAGA
Encoded here:
- the LOC139551701 gene encoding calcium-binding mitochondrial carrier protein SCaMC-2-B-like isoform X2, giving the protein MSLSWSPYPNKIVKAGDKDLDGQLDFEEFVHYLRDHEKKLRLVFKSLDKKNDGRIDKQEIMQSLRDLGVNISEQQAEKILKSMDKNGTMTINWNEWRDYHLLHPANNIPEIILHWKHSTIFDVGESLMVPDEFTAEEKKTGMWWRHLVAGGAAGAVSRTCTAPLDRLKVLMQVHASRTNSMCIAGGFTHMIREGGMRSLWRGNGMNVIKIAPESAIKFMAYEQIKRLIGSNQETLGILERFVAGSLAGAIAQSSIYPMEVLKTRLALRKTGQFSGIADCAKHIFRKEGMAAFYKGYIPNLIGIIPYAGIDLAVYETLKNSWLQRYATDSADPGVFVLLACGTTSSTCGQLASYPLALVRTRMQAQATIEGGPQMTMSGLFQHIVKTEGAFGLYRGLAPNFMKVIPAVSISYVVYENLKMSLGVVSR
- the LOC139551701 gene encoding calcium-binding mitochondrial carrier protein SCaMC-2-like isoform X1, whose translation is MMHKQGSFVSPLLSVVFCQCQADEAHRGSDPGGGVEATGGPSFPSPPPARERPLSGEKTGSCDDSCEPSYPCELCGGPEQDHRLKVLFQVLDVNGDGGICVNDLSIGLKKLGVHRTELELMKIVKAGDKDLDGQLDFEEFVHYLRDHEKKLRLVFKSLDKKNDGRIDKQEIMQSLRDLGVNISEQQAEKILKSMDKNGTMTINWNEWRDYHLLHPANNIPEIILHWKHSTIFDVGESLMVPDEFTAEEKKTGMWWRHLVAGGAAGAVSRTCTAPLDRLKVLMQVHASRTNSMCIAGGFTHMIREGGMRSLWRGNGMNVIKIAPESAIKFMAYEQIKRLIGSNQETLGILERFVAGSLAGAIAQSSIYPMEVLKTRLALRKTGQFSGIADCAKHIFRKEGMAAFYKGYIPNLIGIIPYAGIDLAVYETLKNSWLQRYATDSADPGVFVLLACGTTSSTCGQLASYPLALVRTRMQAQATIEGGPQMTMSGLFQHIVKTEGAFGLYRGLAPNFMKVIPAVSISYVVYENLKMSLGVVSR